One segment of Rhodopirellula baltica SH 1 DNA contains the following:
- a CDS encoding haloacid dehalogenase type II has protein sequence MPMRSFLLLAPLIAIVFANISRAQETQNEAANAKQSSAAIQTEKDSKVTAPKVIVFDVNETLLDLAGLKKSVGEALNGREDLLPLWFSNMLHYSLVETMSGEYHDFSEIGTAALMMVAEREGIELDRESANAAIGHSLRSLPAHADVREGLERLSKQGFRLVSLTNSSKVGVETQLKNAGLTELFEKRYSIDQIEKYKPHPDTYQMVLDDLGVQPGEVLMVAAHAWDLAGAKNVGLQTAFVKRPGAVLYSNVQEPDVIVNDLNELADVLSEAKQ, from the coding sequence ATGCCAATGCGATCCTTTCTTCTTCTTGCCCCACTGATTGCAATTGTTTTCGCGAACATTTCGCGAGCTCAAGAGACGCAAAACGAGGCTGCAAACGCGAAGCAATCGTCCGCCGCCATTCAAACAGAAAAGGACTCAAAGGTGACAGCTCCCAAAGTGATCGTGTTTGATGTGAATGAAACGTTGCTCGATCTGGCGGGACTGAAGAAGTCGGTTGGAGAGGCTTTGAATGGTCGAGAAGACCTTCTGCCGCTGTGGTTCTCCAATATGCTGCACTACTCGTTGGTGGAAACAATGTCGGGTGAATATCACGACTTTAGTGAAATCGGAACGGCCGCGTTGATGATGGTTGCCGAACGAGAAGGGATCGAGCTGGATCGAGAATCCGCGAATGCTGCGATCGGTCATTCCTTGCGGTCCTTGCCTGCTCACGCGGACGTTCGAGAAGGATTGGAACGGCTGTCAAAACAGGGGTTTCGATTGGTGAGTTTGACGAACTCTTCGAAGGTTGGTGTTGAGACGCAATTGAAGAACGCCGGCCTCACAGAGCTGTTCGAAAAACGCTATAGCATCGACCAAATCGAAAAGTACAAGCCTCATCCAGACACCTATCAAATGGTTTTGGATGACTTGGGTGTTCAGCCCGGCGAGGTTTTGATGGTCGCCGCGCATGCGTGGGATTTGGCTGGGGCGAAGAACGTCGGTTTGCAAACCGCATTCGTGAAACGGCCAGGTGCGGTTTTGTATTCCAACGTCCAAGAGCCCGACGTGATTGTCAACGACTTGAACGAATTGGCAGACGTTTTGTCAGAGGCAAAGCAATGA
- a CDS encoding DUF1559 domain-containing protein: MSIARNAKTQSRAAFTLVELLVVIAIIGVLVGLLLPAVQSAREAARRMQCSNNMRQLALACHNYESSYKQFPASADNRDFVGVGRTWIRGILPYVEQSALDTDDLMLYGPSFDADAILTEVPMLNCPSDPLSQTPVNVGFGSTVIATSAGTNYFGNAGHYGRSSNQYHGTDASGFRGFPAAFKFSADGMFHSQGSAFGPVRFASVIDGTSNTLLIGERGLFPAKAGSVQTGGWLTTYTGAPFGMGHSVLCYDSPDEAGGGFIPYYGFPVNSDGVGGILDDADLTGGLGNLPDNDEHFFFSYHPGGSHFVMADGSTKFVTYSIAQDVLTAFLTKAGHEVNTYQE; this comes from the coding sequence GTGAGCATCGCTCGAAACGCCAAAACACAATCTCGTGCCGCTTTTACACTCGTCGAACTGCTTGTGGTTATCGCCATCATCGGCGTCCTCGTCGGCCTTCTACTGCCCGCGGTTCAATCGGCCAGAGAAGCCGCTCGTCGAATGCAGTGCAGTAACAACATGCGGCAGCTAGCGCTCGCTTGCCACAACTACGAAAGCAGCTACAAACAGTTTCCCGCGTCGGCCGACAACCGCGATTTCGTTGGCGTTGGCCGGACTTGGATTCGCGGCATTCTGCCTTATGTGGAACAGTCCGCATTGGACACCGATGACTTGATGCTCTACGGCCCAAGCTTCGATGCTGACGCGATCCTCACTGAAGTGCCGATGCTGAACTGCCCCAGTGACCCGCTATCACAAACGCCGGTCAACGTCGGTTTTGGCAGTACCGTGATTGCCACCAGCGCCGGCACCAACTACTTCGGAAATGCGGGCCACTACGGTCGTTCCTCGAATCAATATCACGGTACCGACGCTTCCGGTTTTCGCGGGTTCCCGGCCGCGTTCAAGTTTTCAGCCGACGGAATGTTCCACAGCCAGGGATCCGCATTCGGACCAGTTCGCTTCGCATCGGTAATCGACGGAACCAGCAACACGTTGCTGATCGGTGAACGCGGACTCTTTCCCGCGAAAGCAGGATCGGTTCAGACCGGGGGTTGGTTGACGACCTACACCGGAGCACCTTTTGGAATGGGGCACTCTGTTCTTTGCTACGACTCACCCGACGAAGCGGGTGGTGGATTCATTCCCTATTACGGTTTCCCCGTCAATTCGGATGGCGTTGGCGGCATCCTGGACGACGCAGATTTGACTGGCGGACTGGGCAACCTACCCGACAACGATGAACACTTCTTCTTCAGCTATCACCCGGGTGGTTCACACTTCGTGATGGCCGATGGATCGACCAAGTTCGTCACGTACTCGATCGCACAAGATGTTCTGACGGCCTTTTTGACCAAGGCTGGTCATGAGGTCAATACGTACCAGGAATAG
- the asnB gene encoding asparagine synthase (glutamine-hydrolyzing) produces MCGFTGGLWQRDDQAINADLLSRMTNEIAHRGPDDSQIWMDPEHRDATGRPMGVGLGFRRLSIIDVEGARQPLSNEDGRVRMVFNGEIYNYEVLRKRLQGAGHQFATQGDGESIVHLYEDIGTDCFSSLNGMFAIAIWDARRNRIVLARDRIGQKPLYYSYKNGRLVFASELKALRLVPGVCEEVDPNAIDEFLTYQYIPHPGTIFKGVHKLPPGHFAVLDERGLRVERYWNFDPSIERPLGREEAIEKVRDLLADSVRLRMRSDVPLGSFLSGGIDSSLITALAGDHTDTPLRTFSIGFPVADFDETRYAAQVAEHLQTDHTRFEVQPSGIDILEKLVWHYDEPYGDSSAVPTWYLSKLTRESVKVALSGDGGDELFAGYERYRALWMSQKIARLFPLNKFPGIGLIQRLPDSNRRRSVVRRAKRFLEAIDQPVVRRYMNWLQIFPESMRASMYNDEFVQALPGHDPVDFLESVWARSEGRDVVTRASTSDIQSYLPCDLCTKVDIASMAHGLEVRQPMLDYRFVELAASMPVEHKFRGRRGKLILQDAFGDRIPSSIFTRPKMGFGIPIGQWFREDFKPLVHDTMLASDARINAYFRPEAIADLVRSHETGEQNHGYRLWNLLVLETWLRQL; encoded by the coding sequence ATGTGCGGTTTCACCGGCGGACTCTGGCAACGCGACGACCAAGCGATCAACGCCGATTTGTTGTCCAGGATGACCAATGAAATCGCTCATCGTGGCCCGGATGATTCGCAGATCTGGATGGACCCTGAACATCGCGACGCGACCGGGCGACCGATGGGCGTCGGCTTAGGATTCCGCCGGCTCTCGATCATCGACGTGGAAGGAGCTCGCCAGCCTCTTTCGAACGAAGATGGCCGGGTCCGAATGGTCTTCAATGGCGAGATCTACAACTACGAAGTGCTCCGCAAACGCTTGCAGGGTGCCGGTCACCAATTCGCGACCCAAGGCGACGGTGAATCGATCGTTCACTTGTATGAAGACATCGGAACGGATTGTTTTTCATCGCTCAACGGAATGTTTGCAATTGCGATTTGGGATGCCAGACGCAATCGAATTGTGCTGGCACGCGACCGGATCGGTCAGAAGCCTCTGTATTACTCGTACAAGAACGGGCGTTTGGTTTTCGCCAGTGAATTGAAGGCGTTGAGGTTGGTGCCTGGTGTCTGCGAAGAGGTGGACCCCAACGCGATCGACGAGTTCCTGACGTATCAATACATCCCGCATCCGGGCACGATTTTTAAAGGCGTGCACAAGCTGCCGCCGGGACACTTTGCGGTGTTGGATGAGCGTGGGTTGCGTGTGGAACGATACTGGAACTTTGATCCTTCGATCGAACGTCCGCTCGGTCGAGAAGAGGCGATCGAGAAAGTTCGTGATCTGCTAGCCGATTCTGTTCGCCTGCGGATGCGAAGCGATGTTCCACTGGGATCTTTCTTGTCCGGTGGCATCGATTCGTCGTTGATCACGGCTTTGGCGGGCGATCATACCGACACGCCATTGCGAACGTTCAGCATCGGTTTTCCCGTCGCTGATTTTGATGAGACTCGCTACGCCGCGCAAGTTGCCGAGCACTTGCAGACCGACCACACACGGTTTGAGGTTCAACCCAGCGGGATCGATATTCTTGAAAAGCTGGTGTGGCACTATGACGAACCCTACGGTGACTCATCGGCCGTTCCGACTTGGTACCTGTCCAAGCTCACCCGCGAAAGTGTGAAGGTGGCTTTGTCAGGCGATGGTGGCGACGAGCTGTTCGCCGGCTATGAACGCTACCGTGCGTTGTGGATGAGTCAAAAGATCGCTCGGTTGTTCCCGCTAAACAAGTTCCCGGGCATTGGATTGATCCAGCGATTGCCAGATTCCAATCGTCGGCGTTCCGTCGTTCGTCGTGCCAAGCGATTCTTGGAAGCTATCGACCAACCCGTTGTTCGACGTTACATGAATTGGCTTCAGATCTTTCCGGAATCAATGCGGGCGTCGATGTACAACGACGAATTTGTTCAGGCGTTGCCGGGGCATGATCCGGTCGACTTCTTGGAATCCGTCTGGGCTCGCAGTGAAGGACGCGATGTCGTCACGCGGGCATCCACTTCGGACATCCAGTCATATCTGCCGTGTGATCTGTGCACCAAAGTCGATATCGCGTCGATGGCTCACGGTTTAGAAGTACGGCAACCAATGTTGGATTATCGATTCGTTGAGTTGGCGGCATCGATGCCCGTCGAGCACAAGTTCCGAGGGCGACGAGGCAAATTGATCTTGCAAGATGCGTTTGGCGATCGAATACCCTCGTCGATCTTCACTCGACCCAAAATGGGTTTCGGCATCCCCATCGGACAATGGTTTCGCGAAGATTTTAAACCATTGGTCCATGACACGATGTTGGCATCGGACGCTCGGATCAATGCGTACTTTCGTCCCGAAGCGATCGCCGATTTGGTCCGCAGCCACGAAACCGGCGAGCAAAATCACGGCTACCGGTTGTGGAATCTGCTGGTGCTCGAAACCTGGTTGCGTCAGCTCTAA
- a CDS encoding sodium:solute symporter family protein, whose amino-acid sequence MALSYVDYAIIIAFFVITTSIGLFASRRAGKSFAEYFLAGGQMSWWMLGISMVATTFAADTPNLVTGIVRRDGVSGNWVWWAFLLTGLLTVFVYARLWKRSGVSTDLEFYELRYSGKTAGFLRGFRAIYLGVIFNSLVMANVILAGIKLGGVLVGATPIQVVLVTGTITVIYTLLGGLRGVILTDCFQFIVAMFGAIAAAYVVCNLPEVGGFSNLLQHEEVRSKTALLPDFSDMDALIPLMIIPFAVQWWSGWYPGSEPGGGGYVAQRMLGARSEKDATLATLLFQAAHYALRPWPWIIVALASIVVFPNLESIQVAFPDIDPQIVQDDLAYPAMLTFLPSGLLGIVIASLIAAFMSTISTHLNWGASYIAHDFYRRFVNPDATEQRLVAIGRWATVGLMIVAGAVALTLESAMESFGIILQIGAGTGLIYILRWFWWRINAFTEITGMAVSLAIAMFFKFGYPHTGLPELNSWQQLLTGVVITTVSWMLVTFLSPPTDRETLKRFVTKIRPGGAGWKSIRDELADSGIHVATGDSITAGLKAMMASTFLVYSALFSTGYLLYQSWLCLAVSLSVCVASAIALWKTWPSLQIDGPARASDQS is encoded by the coding sequence ATGGCACTTTCATACGTCGACTACGCGATCATCATCGCGTTTTTTGTCATCACAACCTCGATCGGGCTCTTCGCGAGTCGGCGAGCGGGCAAAAGCTTCGCCGAATACTTTCTAGCCGGCGGTCAGATGAGTTGGTGGATGCTTGGCATCTCCATGGTCGCGACGACCTTTGCCGCCGATACACCCAACTTGGTCACCGGGATTGTTCGACGCGATGGCGTCAGCGGCAACTGGGTGTGGTGGGCCTTTTTGTTAACGGGTTTGCTGACCGTCTTTGTCTACGCAAGGCTTTGGAAACGCAGCGGTGTTTCAACGGATCTTGAATTTTACGAACTTCGGTACAGTGGCAAGACAGCCGGATTTCTTCGTGGATTTCGTGCAATCTATCTTGGAGTCATCTTCAATTCCTTGGTCATGGCCAACGTCATTTTGGCTGGCATCAAACTAGGTGGTGTCCTGGTCGGAGCGACTCCGATCCAGGTCGTGCTGGTCACCGGCACCATCACCGTCATCTACACGTTGCTGGGTGGTTTACGCGGCGTGATTTTGACGGATTGCTTTCAGTTCATCGTCGCGATGTTCGGCGCGATCGCGGCGGCCTACGTGGTTTGCAATTTGCCTGAGGTCGGCGGTTTCTCCAACCTGCTTCAACATGAAGAGGTCCGATCCAAAACAGCGTTGCTGCCCGACTTCAGCGACATGGACGCATTGATACCGCTCATGATCATTCCGTTTGCCGTGCAATGGTGGAGCGGTTGGTACCCCGGATCGGAACCGGGCGGCGGCGGCTATGTGGCTCAGCGAATGTTGGGTGCACGCAGCGAAAAAGACGCCACATTGGCAACGCTGCTCTTTCAAGCGGCTCACTACGCATTGCGACCGTGGCCGTGGATCATCGTGGCTCTCGCTTCGATCGTTGTATTCCCAAACCTAGAAAGCATTCAGGTTGCTTTTCCCGACATCGATCCACAAATCGTCCAAGACGATCTCGCCTACCCAGCAATGCTGACTTTTCTGCCAAGTGGATTGCTGGGGATCGTGATCGCCAGTTTGATTGCGGCATTCATGTCAACGATTTCGACGCATTTAAACTGGGGCGCGTCGTACATCGCACACGATTTCTACCGACGTTTTGTAAATCCGGACGCGACCGAACAACGCTTGGTAGCCATAGGACGCTGGGCCACGGTCGGTTTGATGATTGTCGCGGGCGCGGTTGCATTGACCCTGGAAAGTGCAATGGAAAGCTTTGGGATCATCCTTCAAATTGGTGCTGGCACTGGGCTGATTTACATCTTGCGATGGTTTTGGTGGCGGATCAATGCATTCACCGAAATCACTGGAATGGCGGTCTCATTGGCAATCGCGATGTTCTTCAAGTTTGGATACCCGCACACGGGGCTACCCGAACTGAATTCATGGCAACAGCTTTTGACAGGCGTCGTGATTACGACGGTGTCTTGGATGCTGGTCACATTCCTTTCTCCGCCGACCGACCGCGAAACTCTCAAACGATTTGTCACGAAGATTCGACCCGGCGGTGCTGGATGGAAATCGATCCGAGATGAGTTGGCCGACAGCGGAATCCACGTTGCAACCGGCGATTCAATCACCGCTGGCTTGAAAGCTATGATGGCATCAACATTCCTGGTCTATTCCGCGTTGTTCAGCACGGGCTACTTGCTTTACCAGTCGTGGTTGTGCCTAGCGGTTAGCCTGAGCGTGTGCGTCGCATCGGCGATCGCATTGTGGAAAACTTGGCCGTCGCTGCAAATCGATGGACCTGCACGTGCATCCGACCAGTCATAG
- a CDS encoding family 20 glycosylhydrolase, protein MLVRCLLAYLLLASTTFIAAAEVSIVPLPAKVEPGDGANLILPSMITVESPPISGWSDHLEIFGEHLERMTAGKHQLQTSDANNPVLLISHTPNLSPEAYTLSITQKQIQIEASSIKGFAHSTATLLQLIGGSRSDSIPPMRIEDAPKLSYRNFMIDMGRNPHSLALLKEAIDLLWFYKIDSVQLHLTDDQRIAFPSTAFPKLWDGKITLPEFKELERYAVQRGVTIIPELEVPGHSELLRRNYPEVFGKTGTDLTKSPKAIEGIKTLLDEMIAVFSSSPYIHIGGDEAFGVPENLQRDLINELHAYLKTRGKETLVWEGPAPGSGDNRVHPEVIHLNWRTINYPADQMVKNGHRVINASWDPLYLVDHYPRTNFTMTSPQHIYETMSLTKFKHVNPQIQTYANPIEVDSTDKLIGFCMPWWEGREENFVQQTFPRLIPFAEVAWNPDTKRDYQNFQQRTSQTELARIAAFYPVSIETTRMLVPDDGIFDRSTQVTLQLPNVSGASSQSGVEIRYTTDGSEPTKDSTVYQRPFTLTDNATVRATAFIGDSSIGHGSRQNLTMVDSQANLALHKPVTSSTTSGSPFSVERITDGGTNNLGFYLGYPADPEPILLTIDLEDVQSVEQVKVFAYSIAGSFEKYSIETSVNGVDFEEVASRMEKPADPTSPVEHRFTARQVRYVRIRTHGNKGYVFDSFSKIVEVQVF, encoded by the coding sequence ATGCTCGTTCGTTGCCTTCTCGCGTACCTGCTCCTTGCCTCGACCACTTTCATTGCCGCGGCCGAGGTTTCCATTGTTCCATTGCCGGCCAAGGTCGAACCAGGCGACGGCGCGAACCTAATTCTGCCAAGCATGATCACCGTCGAGTCGCCGCCCATTTCGGGCTGGAGCGATCATCTGGAGATTTTCGGCGAGCATCTCGAACGCATGACCGCCGGGAAGCATCAGTTGCAAACTTCCGACGCGAACAATCCGGTGCTTCTGATATCGCACACACCAAACCTGTCTCCGGAAGCCTACACGCTTTCGATCACTCAAAAGCAAATCCAGATAGAAGCCTCGTCAATCAAGGGCTTCGCTCACTCCACCGCGACACTTCTGCAACTGATTGGCGGAAGCCGATCGGATTCGATTCCTCCGATGCGTATCGAAGACGCACCCAAGTTGTCATATCGCAATTTTATGATCGACATGGGACGCAACCCTCACAGTCTCGCGTTGTTGAAGGAAGCGATCGACCTGCTCTGGTTCTACAAAATCGATTCAGTGCAACTGCACCTCACTGATGACCAACGCATCGCCTTTCCGTCCACCGCCTTTCCCAAACTGTGGGACGGAAAAATCACACTGCCCGAATTCAAAGAACTCGAACGATACGCGGTCCAACGAGGCGTGACGATCATTCCCGAGTTAGAAGTCCCCGGCCACTCGGAATTGCTACGACGCAACTATCCCGAGGTCTTTGGCAAAACGGGAACGGACCTGACAAAATCACCCAAAGCCATCGAAGGCATCAAAACTTTGTTGGACGAGATGATTGCGGTTTTCTCTTCCTCACCCTACATCCATATCGGTGGCGACGAGGCGTTTGGCGTTCCTGAGAATCTGCAGCGTGATCTGATCAATGAATTGCACGCTTACTTGAAGACTCGAGGCAAGGAAACTTTGGTTTGGGAAGGCCCCGCCCCAGGCTCAGGCGACAACCGAGTCCATCCGGAAGTGATTCATCTGAATTGGCGAACAATCAACTATCCCGCCGACCAGATGGTCAAGAATGGACATCGTGTGATCAACGCTTCCTGGGATCCGTTGTACTTGGTCGATCATTATCCTCGCACCAATTTCACGATGACTTCTCCTCAGCACATCTATGAAACGATGTCGCTAACGAAGTTCAAACATGTGAATCCACAAATCCAAACGTACGCGAATCCAATCGAGGTTGATTCCACCGACAAACTCATCGGCTTCTGCATGCCATGGTGGGAAGGTCGCGAAGAGAACTTCGTTCAGCAGACCTTTCCACGCTTGATCCCATTTGCCGAAGTCGCATGGAACCCCGACACGAAACGCGATTACCAGAACTTTCAACAACGCACGTCGCAAACCGAACTTGCTCGCATTGCCGCGTTCTATCCGGTTTCGATCGAAACGACCCGAATGCTCGTCCCTGACGATGGCATCTTCGATCGATCGACGCAGGTGACACTTCAATTGCCGAACGTCAGCGGTGCCTCCTCCCAATCGGGCGTCGAGATCCGCTACACAACTGATGGTTCGGAACCAACGAAAGATTCGACTGTCTACCAACGACCATTCACGCTAACCGACAATGCGACCGTTCGCGCGACCGCATTCATCGGCGATTCGTCGATTGGCCACGGCAGCAGACAAAATCTGACGATGGTGGACAGCCAGGCTAACCTCGCGTTGCACAAACCGGTCACCTCGAGCACAACCTCAGGCTCTCCATTTTCAGTCGAAAGAATCACCGATGGCGGCACAAACAACCTCGGCTTTTATCTGGGTTATCCTGCCGATCCGGAACCAATCCTTCTGACGATCGATTTGGAAGACGTTCAGTCGGTCGAGCAAGTCAAGGTATTCGCCTACAGCATTGCGGGCTCGTTTGAAAAGTACAGCATTGAAACATCCGTCAATGGAGTCGACTTTGAGGAGGTAGCGTCTCGAATGGAGAAGCCCGCAGATCCCACTTCTCCGGTCGAGCATCGTTTTACTGCACGCCAAGTTCGCTATGTTCGTATCCGAACGCATGGCAACAAGGGTTACGTTTTCGATTCGTTCTCAAAAATCGTCGAAGTGCAAGTCTTCTGA
- a CDS encoding TetR/AcrR family transcriptional regulator, producing the protein MPWEKSFEKSDVVEQSMHLFWEKGYAATSISDITRATGIQRGSLYNAFDGKDELFVESLLRYDQATRQTILNRLREVDDPKQAILLFFDGVVTDSLEDPCKRGCFLVNTALDYSRHEAKVQQMVAVAFEEIVGFFEASIRRGQDLKTIPATNEPASTAKALVAMLVGTRVLGRGVFDGLALRQVANQAERMLA; encoded by the coding sequence ATGCCCTGGGAAAAGTCATTTGAAAAGTCCGACGTCGTCGAGCAGTCGATGCATCTGTTTTGGGAGAAGGGCTATGCCGCCACTTCCATCTCCGACATCACTCGTGCAACCGGTATTCAACGTGGCAGTTTGTACAACGCGTTCGATGGCAAGGATGAATTGTTTGTGGAGTCGTTGTTGCGATACGACCAAGCCACACGGCAAACGATTCTCAATCGGTTACGAGAGGTCGACGATCCAAAGCAAGCGATTCTGTTGTTCTTTGACGGTGTGGTGACGGATTCGCTTGAAGACCCATGCAAGCGGGGGTGCTTCCTGGTGAACACGGCTTTGGACTATTCCCGGCACGAAGCAAAGGTCCAGCAAATGGTGGCGGTCGCTTTCGAGGAAATCGTGGGCTTCTTCGAAGCATCCATCCGTCGGGGACAAGATTTGAAGACCATTCCGGCAACCAACGAACCTGCATCGACCGCGAAAGCGTTGGTCGCGATGCTGGTCGGTACGCGTGTTCTCGGTCGCGGTGTGTTTGACGGATTGGCTTTGCGGCAGGTTGCGAACCAGGCCGAACGAATGCTTGCTTAA
- a CDS encoding hemolysin family protein, protein MSELADWNAMPLAAVGFVLGSIGGLGSELLDRFAGRSLEIYCRVKKNRDRFGSVLDHQDTVIRAGAYLHVIGSVMFVLFGTIVVVNRVDVDLNTLLAWGIAAAGLTMLTHTWLPNAVTRFASAPLLYHTWPFWRTMSFVMRPLHAPGELLEIISRRLAGVEETEDEDEEQLEDEIRTIVAAGTREGFFAPGVREMIQGVMELHEDTVGHIMTPRVDVNAIAVTATWEEAIESIIETGRTRYPVYEDTIDNVVGVLFVKDLLPYLAGEGLPNKPLLDLCRRPWSVPKDRSVDLLLREFLHSRSHMAIVLDEFQQTAGVVTIEDALEEIVGEIVDESDEEEEFEIRVIDDDTIDVDGRVMIDDVNDLVHWDLPESDDYETVAGWVLHHTGMIPTAGHLLNVGHWEVEVLHATNRKIENMRIRRTNGESQRVG, encoded by the coding sequence ATGAGCGAACTAGCGGATTGGAACGCGATGCCGCTCGCTGCGGTGGGTTTTGTTCTTGGCAGCATCGGCGGTCTAGGAAGTGAGTTGTTGGACCGGTTTGCGGGGCGTTCGCTGGAGATTTATTGCCGTGTCAAAAAGAATCGAGACCGTTTCGGTTCTGTTCTGGATCACCAGGACACGGTGATTCGAGCGGGGGCGTATTTGCACGTCATCGGTTCGGTGATGTTCGTGTTGTTCGGGACGATCGTTGTCGTCAACCGAGTCGATGTGGATCTCAACACGCTTCTCGCTTGGGGGATCGCGGCGGCTGGATTGACCATGTTGACTCACACGTGGTTGCCCAATGCGGTGACTCGGTTTGCATCGGCGCCGCTGCTTTATCACACATGGCCGTTCTGGCGGACGATGTCGTTTGTGATGCGTCCGCTCCACGCGCCAGGGGAACTGCTGGAAATCATTTCACGCCGTTTGGCCGGTGTCGAAGAGACCGAGGACGAAGACGAAGAACAACTCGAAGATGAAATCCGAACCATTGTGGCGGCGGGAACCCGAGAAGGTTTCTTCGCACCCGGCGTTCGCGAAATGATCCAAGGCGTGATGGAGCTTCACGAAGACACGGTCGGTCACATCATGACTCCTCGAGTCGACGTAAACGCAATTGCGGTCACGGCGACTTGGGAAGAAGCCATCGAATCAATCATCGAAACCGGGCGGACTCGTTACCCTGTTTACGAAGACACCATCGACAACGTGGTCGGTGTGTTGTTCGTGAAAGACTTGCTGCCGTATTTGGCTGGTGAAGGTTTACCCAACAAGCCGTTGCTGGATCTCTGCCGTCGGCCTTGGTCGGTTCCAAAGGACCGCAGCGTGGATTTGTTGTTGCGAGAGTTCCTTCACAGTCGCTCTCACATGGCGATTGTGCTCGATGAATTTCAACAAACCGCAGGTGTGGTCACGATCGAAGACGCTTTGGAAGAAATTGTCGGCGAGATTGTCGACGAATCGGACGAAGAAGAAGAATTCGAAATTCGCGTGATCGATGACGACACCATCGATGTCGACGGACGTGTCATGATCGATGATGTCAACGATCTGGTTCACTGGGATTTGCCGGAGAGCGATGATTACGAAACCGTCGCCGGTTGGGTGCTGCATCACACCGGAATGATTCCTACCGCCGGACATTTGCTCAATGTCGGTCATTGGGAAGTCGAAGTGTTGCACGCGACCAATCGAAAGATCGAAAACATGCGGATTCGTCGAACCAACGGTGAAAGCCAACGTGTCGGCTAG
- a CDS encoding DUF4465 domain-containing protein produces MLKLPSSLHLHLRNLFSTPQSKRSHCLIIFALLSLWQIAAPSAKADVVVDFESQDVGGSGVYNGPVPNADVVPGTYGGNDHIGVFSADGIGFSNSYNDLYGSWSGFAVSNHTDNLTPGYTNQFSAFAGSGSGGSDNYAVAFGYANSTPTNVNTLTALPSIYLPDGETASSADITNATYAGLSMRDGDSFAKQFGGVTGSDPDFFKLSIFGIDANNQILDTTIDVFLADFRLTDSLQDYILDDWITIDLSSMSDARSLHFNLSSSDVGPYGMNTPGYFALDNFATVTAVPEPSSLAIIGSVLVGTVIRRRRLSKRVRKTAGTELV; encoded by the coding sequence ATGCTCAAGCTTCCCTCGAGTCTCCATCTCCACCTGCGAAACCTATTTAGCACCCCACAGTCAAAACGCAGTCACTGCCTGATCATTTTTGCACTCCTATCACTTTGGCAAATCGCGGCGCCATCCGCGAAAGCCGATGTGGTGGTTGATTTTGAAAGCCAGGATGTGGGAGGTTCGGGTGTCTACAACGGCCCCGTCCCGAACGCCGACGTCGTTCCTGGTACATACGGTGGAAATGATCACATCGGTGTTTTCTCCGCCGATGGAATCGGCTTTTCCAACAGCTACAACGACTTATACGGAAGCTGGAGCGGTTTCGCGGTTTCCAATCACACCGATAACTTGACGCCGGGATATACCAATCAATTCAGTGCCTTTGCGGGTTCTGGATCGGGTGGATCAGACAATTACGCGGTCGCGTTTGGCTACGCCAACTCAACGCCGACAAACGTTAACACGTTGACGGCCTTACCGAGTATCTATTTGCCGGATGGGGAAACAGCGAGCAGCGCAGACATAACCAACGCCACCTACGCTGGTCTATCGATGCGTGATGGCGACTCGTTCGCAAAGCAATTTGGGGGAGTCACAGGGTCGGACCCGGACTTCTTCAAACTCTCGATATTTGGCATAGATGCCAACAACCAAATACTCGACACGACGATCGATGTCTTCCTGGCAGACTTCCGCCTCACAGATTCTCTTCAGGACTACATTCTGGACGACTGGATAACCATCGATCTCAGTTCGATGTCAGATGCTAGAAGTTTGCATTTCAATCTTTCATCCAGTGATGTCGGCCCATACGGAATGAACACGCCCGGCTACTTCGCGTTGGACAACTTTGCCACCGTGACGGCGGTTCCCGAACCGAGCTCGTTGGCGATCATCGGAAGCGTGCTAGTGGGAACCGTCATCCGACGACGCCGACTTTCCAAACGCGTGCGAAAAACCGCCGGAACGGAACTCGTTTGA